The nucleotide window CGAGGCACCGGTCGGCGTCGTCATGACGGTGCCGGGACCGGCCCTCGATCTCGTGCGGGCCCTGAGCCGCCGGATCGTCGCCCAGGGCGGCGCCCTGCTCGCCGTGGATTACGGCCATGTCCGTCCCGGCTTCGGCGATACGCTCCAGGCGGTGTCGGCGCATCGCTTCACCGATCCGCTGCTCGCGCCCGGCGAGGCGGATCTCACGACCCATGTCGATTTCGCCGCCCTCGCGCGCGCCGCCTCGGCCGAGGGCGCCCGCGTCGACGGTCCGCTCGAACAGGCCGCGTTCCTGGTCAATCTCGGCCTGAATCAGCGCGCCGACCGGCTCAAGCGCGCCGCCACGCCGGAACAGGCGGAGGCGGTCGACGTGGCTCTCGCCCGCCTCACGGCGTCCGGACGGCGTGGGATGGGCAGCCTGTTCAAGGCGGTCGGGATCGCCGATCCGAGACTTCCGCTCCTCGCCGGCTTCGTTCCGTCCGGCTCTGCGTAGTCATCGCGCCCCTGGGCGGTGCCGTCGCGGGATTTGCCGTGATGATGCCTGACGCATAAGAACATTCGCCAGCAACCACCGATTGGCGACCGAGCGAGGGTACGGGCATGAACGTTGTCGATCTCGACAGGGAGACGATCAAACAGGGTCTCGATGCCGGCTCGATCCTGCTCATCGACGTGCGTGAGCCGCATGAATTCGCGGCCGGTCACATTCCCGGCTCCGTCACCCACCCGCTATCGACCTTCGACACCCGCGCTCTGTCGGCCTTGATCTCGGAGGACGGGCGCCGTCCGGTCTTCTCCTGCGCCGCCGGCGTGCGCTCGGTCCACGCTCTGGCCGCCGCGCAATCCGCCGGGCTTTCCGTCGAGGAGCATTACG belongs to Methylobacterium sp. 77 and includes:
- a CDS encoding rhodanese-like domain-containing protein, whose translation is MNVVDLDRETIKQGLDAGSILLIDVREPHEFAAGHIPGSVTHPLSTFDTRALSALISEDGRRPVFSCAAGVRSVHALAAAQSAGLSVEEHYVGGFKDWYSAGETVES